From Micromonospora rifamycinica, a single genomic window includes:
- a CDS encoding DUF402 domain-containing protein: MRFAPGQLIMHRNVRNGRIGWVRAARVVLDDDRGLLLWVARDTPVAHEVSEAGLGMRAMPFTEWIASSYRLARGRWNGPPLLEFLPAGAAHSVWFFRDQQDRFATWYVNLEEPGVRWDDGSVAGVDVVDQDLDVVVSPDRSWRWKDEDEFTERLAFPDHYWVADEKAVRAEGQRVIALAEAGEFPFDGTWCDFVPPADWTAPTELPPGWDRPPVR, from the coding sequence GTGCGTTTCGCGCCAGGTCAGCTGATCATGCACCGGAACGTGCGGAACGGCCGCATCGGTTGGGTCCGGGCGGCCCGGGTGGTTCTCGACGACGACCGGGGGCTGCTGCTCTGGGTGGCCCGGGACACGCCGGTGGCGCACGAGGTGTCCGAGGCGGGCCTGGGCATGCGGGCGATGCCGTTCACCGAGTGGATCGCCTCGTCGTACCGGCTGGCCCGGGGGCGGTGGAACGGCCCGCCGCTGCTGGAGTTCCTGCCCGCCGGGGCGGCCCACTCGGTGTGGTTCTTCCGCGACCAGCAGGACCGCTTCGCCACCTGGTACGTCAACCTGGAGGAGCCCGGAGTCCGGTGGGACGACGGGTCGGTGGCCGGGGTGGACGTGGTCGACCAGGACCTGGACGTGGTGGTCAGCCCCGACCGCAGTTGGCGGTGGAAGGACGAGGACGAGTTCACCGAGCGGCTGGCCTTCCCCGACCACTACTGGGTGGCCGACGAGAAGGCGGTCCGCGCCGAGGGTCAGCGGGTGATCGCCCTCGCCGAGGCGGGGGAGTTCCCGTTCGACGGCACCTGGTGCGACTTCGTCCCGCCGGCCGACTGGACGGCTCCGACGGAGCTGCCGCCCGGCTGGGACCGCCCGCCCGTACGCTGA
- the proS gene encoding proline--tRNA ligase, which yields MARVLTPRAEDFPRWYQDLIAKAKLADNGPVRGTMVIRPAGYAIWERMQAEMDARIKAAGAENAYFPLFIPESYLKREAEHVEGFSPELAVVTHGGGKQLAEPVVVRPTSETVIGEFMAKWIDSYRDLPLLLNQWANVVRWELRPRVFLRTSEFLWQEGHTAHATRSDARAYARRILHEAYEDLMVNVLGIPVVVGLKTARERFAGATATYTCEGMMGDGKALQLGTSHELGQNFAKAFDISYSSAEGGREHAWTTSWGTSTRMLGGLIMAHGDDNGLRVPPRLAPVQAYVMIVKDGEGVGEAAAKLRDALRDAGVRVALDDRVDTAFGRRAVDAELRGYPVRVEVGPRDLAAGNAVVVRRTNGSKAPTPVADVVGAVLAALEADQQALHDEALAHRRSRTVEVSTLAEAIEAAATGWAMVPWSAVGLAGEAEANGQGVTVRCLLRADGSVPDHEDEPDLTAILARAY from the coding sequence ATGGCTCGCGTGCTCACTCCCCGTGCGGAGGATTTTCCCCGCTGGTACCAGGACCTGATCGCCAAGGCGAAGCTGGCCGACAACGGCCCGGTCCGGGGGACCATGGTCATCCGCCCGGCCGGCTACGCCATCTGGGAGCGGATGCAGGCCGAGATGGACGCCCGGATCAAGGCGGCCGGCGCGGAGAACGCCTACTTCCCGCTGTTCATCCCGGAGAGCTATCTCAAGCGCGAGGCCGAGCACGTCGAGGGCTTCTCGCCGGAGCTGGCGGTGGTCACCCACGGTGGCGGCAAGCAGCTCGCCGAGCCGGTGGTGGTGCGCCCCACCAGCGAGACGGTGATCGGCGAGTTCATGGCCAAGTGGATCGACTCGTACCGGGACCTGCCGCTGCTGCTCAACCAGTGGGCGAACGTGGTCCGCTGGGAGCTGCGCCCCCGGGTCTTCCTGCGCACCAGCGAGTTCCTCTGGCAGGAGGGGCACACCGCGCACGCCACGCGTTCCGACGCCCGCGCCTACGCGCGCCGGATTCTGCACGAGGCGTACGAGGACCTGATGGTCAACGTGCTGGGCATCCCGGTGGTGGTCGGGCTGAAGACCGCCCGGGAGCGCTTCGCCGGGGCGACCGCCACCTACACCTGCGAAGGCATGATGGGCGACGGCAAGGCGCTCCAGCTCGGCACCAGTCACGAGCTGGGGCAGAACTTCGCCAAGGCGTTCGACATCAGCTACTCCTCGGCCGAGGGGGGCCGGGAGCACGCCTGGACGACCTCCTGGGGTACCTCGACCCGGATGCTCGGCGGGTTGATCATGGCGCACGGTGACGACAACGGCCTGCGGGTGCCGCCGCGGCTGGCTCCGGTGCAGGCGTACGTCATGATCGTCAAGGACGGCGAGGGGGTCGGCGAGGCGGCGGCCAAGCTGCGCGACGCGCTGCGCGACGCCGGGGTCCGGGTAGCGCTCGACGACCGCGTCGACACCGCGTTCGGCCGCCGGGCCGTCGACGCCGAGCTGCGGGGCTATCCGGTACGCGTCGAGGTCGGCCCCCGCGACCTGGCCGCCGGTAACGCGGTCGTGGTCCGGCGGACGAACGGCTCGAAGGCGCCCACCCCGGTCGCGGACGTGGTCGGCGCTGTCCTGGCGGCCCTGGAGGCCGACCAGCAGGCGCTGCACGACGAGGCGCTCGCCCACCGGCGGTCCCGCACCGTCGAGGTGTCCACCCTCGCCGAGGCGATCGAGGCGGCGGCCACCGGCTGGGCGATGGTGCCGTGGTCGGCCGTCGGCCTCGCGGGTGAGGCCGAGGCGAACGGCCAGGGCGTCACCGTCCGCTGCCTGCTGCGGGCCGACGGCTCCGTCCCGGACCACGAGGACGAGCCGGACCTCACCGCCATCCTGGCCCGCGCCTACTGA
- the lepB gene encoding signal peptidase I: MIDEQTEKPRSSFWKELPILLGVAILVAVLVRAFVLQTFFIPSPSMENTLKIDDRVLVNKLVYDFRSPHRGEVVVFKAPTEWSGNPDGEDFIKRVIGVGGDHVVCCDAQERLTINGKSLDEPYIYSANGQQDKPADQEFDITVPAGRLWVMGDHRSASGDSLEHWQQSGRNIDSATIPEGEVVGRAFTVFWPFDRATWLTVPKSFDGIPNP, encoded by the coding sequence GTGATTGACGAGCAGACCGAAAAGCCGCGCAGCTCCTTCTGGAAGGAGCTGCCCATCCTCCTGGGCGTCGCGATCCTGGTGGCGGTGCTGGTCCGCGCATTCGTGCTGCAGACCTTCTTCATCCCGTCGCCGTCCATGGAGAACACTCTCAAGATCGACGATCGGGTGCTGGTCAACAAACTGGTCTACGACTTCCGCTCACCGCACCGCGGCGAGGTGGTGGTCTTCAAGGCGCCGACCGAGTGGAGCGGCAACCCCGACGGCGAGGACTTCATCAAGCGGGTGATCGGGGTCGGCGGCGACCACGTGGTCTGCTGTGACGCGCAGGAACGGCTGACGATCAACGGCAAGTCCCTCGACGAGCCGTACATCTACTCCGCCAACGGGCAGCAGGACAAGCCCGCCGACCAGGAGTTCGACATCACCGTCCCGGCGGGGCGGCTCTGGGTGATGGGCGACCACCGGTCGGCCTCCGGCGACTCCCTGGAGCACTGGCAGCAGTCCGGTCGCAACATCGACAGCGCCACCATCCCCGAGGGTGAGGTGGTGGGTCGGGCCTTCACCGTCTTCTGGCCGTTCGACCGGGCCACCTGGCTGACCGTGCCCAAGTCGTTCGACGGCATCCCCAACCCCTGA
- the trmD gene encoding tRNA (guanosine(37)-N1)-methyltransferase TrmD, whose translation MRVDIVSIFPEYFAPLDLSLIGRAREQGLLRLAVHDLRSWTHDVHRTVDDTPYGGGPGMVMRPEPWGAALDALAPDELAPDGLTLPRLLVPSPAGVPFSQAMAHELAAESHLLFACGRYEGIDQRVLDHAATRLRVTEVSLGDYVLFGGEVAVLVILEAVTRLLPGVLGNAGSLDDESHAHGLLEAPMYTKPASWRGHEVPEVLRSGDHGRIARWRRDEALTRTATRRADLITALPPESLDKRDVATLERGGFPLPPGDVAK comes from the coding sequence ATGCGCGTCGACATCGTGTCGATCTTCCCGGAGTACTTCGCCCCGCTGGACCTGTCGCTGATCGGGCGGGCCCGGGAGCAGGGCCTGCTCCGGCTGGCCGTACACGACCTGCGGAGCTGGACCCACGACGTGCACCGCACGGTCGACGACACGCCGTACGGCGGCGGGCCGGGCATGGTGATGCGGCCGGAGCCGTGGGGTGCGGCGCTGGACGCGCTGGCCCCCGACGAGCTGGCCCCGGACGGCCTGACCCTGCCCCGGCTGCTGGTCCCCTCCCCGGCCGGGGTGCCGTTCAGTCAGGCGATGGCGCACGAGCTGGCGGCCGAGTCGCACCTGCTCTTCGCCTGCGGCCGGTACGAGGGCATCGACCAGCGGGTGCTCGACCACGCGGCGACCCGGCTGCGGGTCACCGAGGTCTCGCTCGGCGACTACGTGCTCTTCGGGGGCGAGGTCGCGGTGCTGGTGATCCTGGAGGCGGTCACCCGGCTGCTGCCCGGGGTGCTCGGCAACGCCGGTTCGCTGGACGACGAGTCGCACGCCCACGGCCTGCTGGAAGCCCCGATGTACACCAAGCCGGCGAGCTGGCGGGGCCACGAGGTGCCCGAGGTGCTCCGCTCGGGCGACCACGGCCGGATCGCCCGCTGGCGACGGGACGAGGCGCTGACCCGGACGGCCACCCGACGGGCCGACCTGATCACCGCGCTGCCCCCGGAGAGCCTGGACAAACGGGACGTGGCCACCCTGGAGCGGGGTGGGTTTCCGCTGCCCCCGGGAGATGTGGCAAAGTAG
- the rpsP gene encoding 30S ribosomal protein S16 translates to MAVKIRLLRMGKIRNPQYRIVVADSRTKRDGRAIEFVGVYQPKEDPSIIEVKSERVQYWLSVGAQPSEAVQRLLELTGDWQKYKGLPAPPPLKVAAERADRKAAYEAEAKAAAGLAPETPAKPARKAAKAEAPAEAPKTEAPAEAPAAAADAGEQA, encoded by the coding sequence GTGGCCGTAAAGATCCGGCTCCTGCGGATGGGCAAGATCCGCAACCCGCAGTACCGCATCGTCGTCGCCGACTCGCGCACCAAGCGTGACGGTCGCGCGATCGAGTTCGTGGGCGTGTACCAGCCGAAGGAAGATCCTTCGATCATCGAGGTCAAGTCGGAGCGGGTCCAGTACTGGCTCTCGGTCGGCGCGCAGCCGAGCGAGGCCGTCCAGCGTCTGCTGGAGCTGACCGGCGACTGGCAGAAGTACAAGGGCCTGCCGGCCCCGCCGCCGCTGAAGGTCGCCGCCGAGCGGGCCGACCGCAAGGCGGCGTACGAGGCCGAGGCGAAGGCCGCTGCCGGCCTGGCCCCGGAGACCCCGGCCAAGCCGGCCCGCAAGGCCGCCAAGGCGGAGGCTCCGGCCGAGGCGCCGAAGACCGAGGCTCCGGCCGAGGCCCCGGCTGCTGCTGCCGACGCCGGTGAGCAGGCCTGA
- a CDS encoding sulfite oxidase: protein MTTMDEVSRPSRVAGADEAISPEELQLAARNHGIPLEALRYDVTPAGLHYLLIHYDIPDLDPAAHTLAVDGAVGRPLRLDLAELRERPRVTHRVTMECAGNGRALLHPRPVSQPWLVEAVGNAEWAGTPLAPLLREAGIAPDAVDVVFTGADHGVERGVEQDYQRALPVADALRDEVLLAYEMNGAPLLPQHGAPLRLIVPGWYGMAHVKWLRTISVLTGEFDGYQNAVAYRLRRVADDPGVPVTRIEPRALVRPPGFPDFMSRSRVLRPGPCTVDGRAWSGHAPVVSVEVTTDGGASWEPATLDRPGGGEWSWRRWRYDWTPRPGRYSLGARATDASGRTQPVEQPWNRGGFANNLVQRVDVLVVAE from the coding sequence ATGACCACCATGGACGAGGTGAGCCGACCGTCGCGGGTCGCCGGGGCGGACGAGGCGATCAGTCCCGAGGAGCTCCAGCTGGCCGCCCGTAACCACGGCATCCCGCTCGAAGCGCTGCGCTACGACGTCACCCCGGCCGGTCTGCACTACCTGCTCATCCACTACGACATCCCGGATCTCGACCCGGCCGCCCACACACTGGCCGTGGACGGCGCGGTGGGTCGGCCGCTCCGGCTCGACCTGGCCGAGCTGCGCGAGCGCCCCCGGGTGACCCACCGGGTCACGATGGAGTGCGCCGGCAACGGGCGGGCGTTGCTGCACCCGCGCCCGGTCAGCCAGCCGTGGCTGGTGGAGGCGGTGGGCAACGCCGAGTGGGCCGGCACCCCGTTGGCGCCGTTGCTGCGCGAGGCGGGGATCGCGCCCGACGCGGTGGACGTGGTGTTCACCGGTGCCGACCATGGCGTGGAACGCGGGGTGGAGCAGGACTACCAGCGGGCCCTGCCGGTCGCCGACGCGCTGCGCGACGAGGTGTTGCTGGCGTACGAGATGAACGGCGCTCCCTTGCTGCCGCAGCACGGCGCACCGCTGCGGTTGATCGTCCCCGGCTGGTACGGCATGGCGCACGTCAAGTGGCTGCGCACGATCAGCGTGCTGACCGGGGAGTTCGACGGCTACCAGAACGCGGTGGCCTACCGGCTGCGGCGCGTCGCCGACGACCCGGGTGTGCCGGTGACCCGGATCGAGCCCCGGGCGCTGGTCCGGCCGCCGGGTTTCCCGGATTTCATGTCCCGCAGCAGGGTGCTGCGGCCGGGACCGTGCACGGTGGACGGACGGGCCTGGTCGGGGCACGCCCCGGTGGTGTCCGTGGAGGTGACCACGGACGGCGGGGCGAGCTGGGAGCCGGCCACCCTGGACCGGCCGGGCGGCGGCGAGTGGTCCTGGCGGCGCTGGCGGTACGACTGGACCCCGCGGCCCGGCCGCTATTCGCTGGGGGCGCGGGCGACCGACGCGTCGGGGCGCACCCAGCCGGTGGAGCAGCCGTGGAACCGGGGTGGTTTCGCCAACAACCTCGTCCAGCGGGTGGACGTGCTCGTCGTCGCGGAGTGA
- a CDS encoding ribonuclease HII: MLTPPRTVVRRDGGLYALERALQRRGFRHVAGADEAGRGACAGPLVAAAAVLPEGRRGEIEGLADSKLLTPASRERVYAEVVARALAYAVVVIPAEEVDARGLHVCNLAAMRRALASLTTRPEYVLTDGFGVDGLGVPGLAVWKGDRVAACVAAASVLAKVTRDRIMVELDGRHPGYGFAEHKGYVTAEHTEALRDRGPCVEHRFSYVNVAAVSGREGAPPRARRPLGTAAPEPMERSGPPGGTVGVALGEQPRPPAPVGEDVVMEGGVR, translated from the coding sequence GTGCTGACCCCGCCGCGCACCGTGGTCCGCCGCGACGGTGGGCTCTACGCGCTGGAGCGGGCCCTGCAACGTCGCGGTTTCCGGCACGTCGCGGGCGCGGACGAGGCCGGCCGGGGAGCCTGCGCCGGCCCGCTGGTGGCCGCCGCCGCGGTGCTCCCCGAGGGACGACGCGGCGAGATCGAGGGACTGGCCGACTCCAAGCTGCTCACCCCGGCCAGCCGGGAGCGGGTGTACGCCGAGGTAGTCGCCCGTGCCCTGGCGTACGCGGTGGTGGTCATCCCGGCCGAGGAGGTCGACGCCCGGGGGCTGCACGTGTGCAACCTGGCCGCGATGCGCCGCGCCCTGGCCTCGCTGACCACCAGACCCGAGTACGTGCTCACCGACGGCTTCGGGGTCGACGGGCTGGGCGTGCCGGGGCTGGCGGTCTGGAAGGGTGACCGGGTGGCGGCCTGCGTGGCGGCGGCCAGCGTACTGGCCAAGGTCACCCGGGACCGGATCATGGTGGAGCTGGACGGCCGGCACCCGGGCTACGGCTTCGCCGAGCACAAGGGGTACGTCACCGCCGAGCACACCGAGGCGCTGCGGGACCGTGGCCCCTGCGTGGAGCACCGGTTCTCGTACGTCAATGTGGCTGCCGTATCCGGTCGGGAGGGCGCCCCGCCCCGGGCCCGCCGGCCGCTCGGCACGGCCGCTCCGGAGCCGATGGAGCGCTCAGGCCCGCCAGGGGGTACCGTCGGCGTGGCGTTGGGCGAGCAGCCTCGGCCTCCGGCACCGGTGGGGGAAGATGTGGTCATGGAAGGCGGAGTGCGATGA
- the rplS gene encoding 50S ribosomal protein L19, with translation MNILDALDAQSKRTDLPDFRAGDTVKVHARVVEGNRSRVQIFQGVVIRRQGDGLRETFSVRKVSFGVGVERTYPLNGPGIDRIEVVTRGDVRRAKLYYLRELRGKKAKIKEKREKQPS, from the coding sequence ATGAACATCCTGGACGCCCTTGACGCCCAGTCGAAGCGCACCGACCTCCCCGACTTCCGTGCCGGTGACACCGTCAAGGTGCACGCGCGGGTCGTCGAGGGCAACCGGTCCCGGGTCCAGATCTTCCAGGGCGTCGTCATCCGCCGCCAGGGTGACGGTCTGCGCGAGACCTTCTCGGTCCGCAAGGTCAGCTTCGGTGTGGGCGTGGAGCGGACGTACCCGCTCAACGGCCCGGGCATCGACCGGATCGAGGTCGTGACCCGCGGTGACGTCCGCCGGGCCAAGCTCTACTACCTGCGTGAGCTGCGCGGCAAGAAGGCCAAGATCAAGGAGAAGCGGGAGAAGCAGCCCAGCTGA
- a CDS encoding aminotransferase class V-fold PLP-dependent enzyme: MSVPPPPEPIPGARLLFTLDPSVSYLNHGAFGAVPLGVQRTQQRLRDEMEANPQRFFGQALIDRLAHTRRHLAAFLGADPEGTALVGNTTTGVAVALQSLGLRPDDEVLGTDHGYGAVNLSVARECRRTGATTRSLHLPRAASDAQIVEIVRAGIRPGRTRLLLVDQLTSATARVLPVAALVAVAREHGVPVLVDAAHVPGMLPVQVDAIGADFWVGNLHKWGFAPRGTAVLVVAPPWRERIEPLVVSWQQASGFPGNVEWQATLDYTGWLSAPAGLYTLRSLGVERVRAHNAALAAYGQRVVGAALGVPPADLPDPGGPGVAMRIVPLPPGIAGTLEEAGALRTRIADRLATEVSVMAWHGLGWLRLCGQVYNTADEYERLAARLPALLAER; encoded by the coding sequence ATGAGCGTCCCGCCGCCACCCGAGCCGATTCCCGGGGCACGACTGCTCTTCACCCTCGACCCCTCGGTCAGCTATCTCAACCACGGGGCGTTCGGCGCGGTGCCGCTCGGGGTGCAGCGGACCCAGCAACGGCTGCGCGACGAGATGGAGGCGAACCCGCAGCGCTTCTTCGGCCAGGCGCTGATCGACCGGCTCGCCCACACCCGGCGGCACCTGGCCGCCTTCCTCGGCGCCGACCCGGAGGGCACCGCCCTGGTCGGGAACACCACCACGGGGGTGGCCGTGGCCCTCCAGTCACTCGGTCTGCGCCCCGACGACGAGGTGCTCGGCACCGACCACGGGTATGGCGCGGTGAACCTCTCGGTGGCACGGGAGTGCCGGCGGACCGGCGCCACGACCCGTTCCCTGCACCTGCCCCGGGCAGCCAGCGACGCACAGATCGTGGAGATCGTCCGGGCCGGGATCCGCCCGGGGCGGACCCGACTGCTCCTGGTCGACCAGCTCACCTCGGCCACCGCCCGGGTGCTGCCGGTCGCCGCGCTGGTGGCCGTGGCCCGGGAGCACGGTGTTCCCGTCCTGGTGGACGCCGCACACGTGCCCGGGATGCTGCCGGTCCAGGTGGACGCGATCGGGGCCGACTTCTGGGTGGGCAACCTGCACAAGTGGGGGTTCGCCCCACGCGGCACCGCAGTGCTGGTGGTCGCCCCGCCGTGGCGGGAGCGGATCGAGCCGTTGGTGGTGTCCTGGCAGCAGGCGAGCGGTTTCCCGGGCAACGTCGAGTGGCAGGCCACCCTCGACTACACCGGCTGGCTGAGCGCCCCGGCCGGCCTCTACACGCTCCGCAGCCTCGGCGTAGAGCGGGTCCGCGCGCACAATGCCGCGCTCGCGGCGTACGGGCAGCGGGTGGTCGGGGCGGCCCTCGGGGTGCCGCCGGCCGACCTGCCCGACCCGGGCGGGCCGGGGGTGGCGATGCGGATCGTGCCGCTGCCACCGGGGATCGCCGGCACCCTGGAGGAGGCGGGTGCCCTACGCACCCGGATCGCCGATCGGCTCGCCACCGAGGTGTCGGTGATGGCCTGGCACGGCCTGGGGTGGCTACGGCTCTGCGGCCAGGTATACAACACCGCCGACGAGTACGAACGGCTGGCCGCCCGACTGCCGGCGCTGCTGGCTGAGCGCTGA
- the rimM gene encoding ribosome maturation factor RimM (Essential for efficient processing of 16S rRNA) yields the protein MLIVGRIGKPHGIRGEVTVEVRTDEPEARFAPGAVLRTEPGATHRGAGGRAAEPAPTGGEPGVAYQVPGELTIESARMHQGRMLVAFEGVLDRETAEALRGTLVGVDSSTVAPPEDPEEFHDHQLVGLAVVTPAGEHLGEVAKIDHAPASDLLVLRRPQGGSALIPFVKAIVPEVDLAGGRVVVDPPAGLLDL from the coding sequence CTGCTCATCGTCGGCAGGATCGGCAAGCCGCACGGGATCCGCGGTGAGGTCACCGTGGAGGTGCGGACCGACGAGCCCGAAGCGCGTTTCGCCCCCGGCGCGGTGCTGCGCACCGAGCCGGGGGCGACGCACCGGGGCGCCGGGGGGCGGGCCGCCGAGCCGGCCCCGACCGGCGGCGAGCCGGGGGTGGCGTACCAGGTCCCCGGTGAACTGACCATCGAGTCGGCCCGGATGCACCAGGGCCGGATGCTGGTGGCCTTCGAGGGGGTCCTCGACCGGGAGACCGCCGAGGCGTTGCGCGGCACCCTGGTCGGGGTGGACAGCTCCACCGTCGCCCCGCCGGAGGACCCGGAGGAGTTCCACGACCACCAGTTGGTCGGTCTGGCCGTGGTGACCCCGGCCGGTGAGCATCTCGGCGAGGTGGCCAAGATCGACCACGCGCCCGCGTCCGACCTGCTCGTCCTGCGCCGCCCGCAGGGGGGCAGTGCGCTGATCCCGTTCGTCAAGGCGATCGTCCCGGAGGTCGATCTCGCCGGCGGACGCGTCGTCGTCGACCCGCCGGCCGGTCTGCTCGACCTCTAG
- a CDS encoding RNA-binding protein — translation MPTPVSRPDMPLRPALEHLVKGIVDHPDDVRVRMVDSRRGKRLEVRVHPEDLGTVIGRSGRTAKALRQVIGSIGGRGVRVDIVDSY, via the coding sequence CTGCCGACGCCGGTGAGCAGGCCTGACATGCCGCTGCGTCCCGCCCTGGAGCACCTGGTCAAGGGAATTGTCGACCACCCGGACGACGTGCGCGTCCGGATGGTCGACTCCCGTCGGGGCAAGCGGCTGGAAGTCCGCGTGCACCCGGAGGATCTCGGCACGGTGATCGGACGGTCCGGCCGGACCGCGAAGGCACTGCGTCAGGTGATCGGCTCCATCGGTGGACGCGGGGTACGCGTCGACATCGTCGACTCGTACTGA
- a CDS encoding NUDIX hydrolase, producing the protein MTDFHPRRAARVLLVDASGRVLLFAGFDPARPGHRYWFTPGGGLEPGGESPAAGAARELAEETGLRLTPAELGAPVHSETIEFPFNGVWYRQEQEFFVVRVPTWQVDTAGFDDIERASVTGHHWWSVAELADTDERCYPVDLAALLARVLATTPTSEASC; encoded by the coding sequence GTGACCGACTTCCACCCCCGCCGCGCGGCCCGTGTGCTGCTCGTCGACGCGTCCGGTCGGGTGCTCCTCTTCGCGGGCTTCGACCCGGCCCGGCCGGGCCACCGGTACTGGTTCACCCCCGGCGGCGGGCTGGAACCGGGCGGTGAGTCCCCGGCCGCCGGGGCGGCCCGCGAGCTGGCCGAGGAGACCGGCCTGCGACTGACCCCGGCCGAACTGGGCGCACCGGTGCACTCCGAGACGATCGAGTTCCCCTTCAACGGCGTGTGGTACCGCCAGGAACAGGAGTTCTTCGTGGTCCGGGTGCCCACCTGGCAGGTGGACACGGCCGGGTTCGACGACATCGAACGGGCCAGCGTCACCGGGCACCACTGGTGGTCGGTGGCCGAGCTGGCCGACACCGACGAGCGGTGCTACCCGGTCGACCTGGCGGCCCTGCTCGCCCGGGTGCTGGCGACGACCCCCACGTCGGAGGCGTCGTGCTGA
- a CDS encoding DUF2469 domain-containing protein, translating to MSAEDLEKYETEMELQLYREYRDIVRQFSYVVETERRFYLANQVDLHVRNSDGEVYFEVEMHDAWVWDMYRPARFVKNVRVMTFKDVNVEELEKPDISLPADSGFGS from the coding sequence ATGAGCGCGGAAGATCTCGAGAAGTACGAGACCGAGATGGAGCTGCAGCTCTACCGGGAGTACCGCGACATCGTCCGTCAGTTCTCCTACGTGGTGGAGACGGAACGCCGCTTCTACCTCGCCAACCAGGTGGACCTGCACGTGCGCAACTCCGACGGCGAGGTCTACTTCGAGGTCGAGATGCACGACGCCTGGGTCTGGGACATGTACCGTCCGGCGCGCTTCGTCAAGAACGTCCGGGTGATGACGTTCAAGGACGTCAACGTCGAGGAGCTGGAGAAGCCCGACATCTCGCTGCCCGCCGACTCGGGCTTCGGTAGCTGA